TTTGGCGAATCGGGCCGGCAGCCTTAAAGGTTAAGCCCCATGGCGCGGTACATCTTCATCACCGGCGGCGTGGTTTCTTCGCTCGGAAAAGGTCTGGCTTCGGCGGCACTCGGCGCCTTGCTGCAGGCGCGCGGCTACAAGGTCCGCTTGCGCAAACTCGATCCCTATCTCAATCTCGACCCCGGAACGATGTCGCCGTATCAGCACGGCGAAGTGTTCGTGACCGACGACGGCGCTGAGACCGATCTCGATCTCGGCCACTACGAGCGCTTCACCGGCCGGCCCGCCACCAAGGCCGACAACATCACCACGGGCCGCATCTACCAGGACATTCTCACCAAGGAGCGGCGCGGCGACTATCTCGGCGCCACCATCCAGGTGATCCCGCACGTTACCAACGCGATCAAGGATTTCGTCCTCAGCGGTAACGACGAATTCGACTTCGTGCTGGTCGAGATCGGCGGCACCGTCGGCGACATCGAAGGTCTTCCGTTCTTCGAGGCAATACGCCAGCTCAAGAACGAGCTGCCGCGCGATCATGCGGTCTACATTCATCTGACGCTGTTGCCGTTCATTCCGAGCGCGGGCGAGCTGAAGACCAAGCCGACCCAGCATTCCGTCAAGGAATTGCGCTCGATCGGCATCCAGCCGGATATCCTGTTGTGCCGCACCGACCGGCCGATCCCCAAGGAAGAGCGGCGCAAGCTCGGCCTGTTCTGCAACGTGCGCGAAAGTGCTGTGATCGAGGCGCGCGACGTCGACAACATCTACGCGGTGCCGGAGGCCTATCACGCTGCCGGGCTCGACGACGAGGTGCTGGCGGCATTCGGCATCGAGTCGAAAATTCCGCCGGCGCTGCAGAGCTGGCACGTCATCAACGAGCGGATCCGCAATCCCGAAGGCAATGTCACCATCGCCATCGTCGGCAAATACACCGGCATGAAGGATGCCTACAAATCGCTGATCGAGGCGCTGTCGCATGGCGGCATCGCCAACAAGGTGAAGGTCAATCTCGACTGGATCGAGAGCGAGGTGTTCGAGAACGAGGATCCCGCGCCGTTTCTCGAGCACGTCAACGGAATCCTGGTGCCGGGCGGCTTCGGCCAGCGCGGTGCGGAAGGCAAGATCAAGGCGGCGCAGTTCGCCAGGGAGCGCGATGTGCCGTATTTCGGCATCTGCTTCGGGATGCAAATGGCGGTGATCGAGGCGGCGCGAAACCTGTGCGGCATCGAGCAGGCCAATTCCACCGAGTTCGGGCCGACGCCCGAACCGCTGGTCGGTCTGATGACGGAGTGGCTGCGCGGCAATGAGCTCGAGAAGCGCTCGAAGGCCGGCGATCTCGGCGGCACCATGCGGCTCGGGGCGTATCCCGCGGTGCTCAAGAAGGGCAGCCGGGTGTCCGGGGTCTATGGCGGCGCCACCGAGATTTCGGAACGCCATCGCCACCGCTACGAGGTCAACACCGCCTACAAGGACCGGCTCGAACAGCACGGGCTGAAATTCTCAGGCCTCTCGCCCGACGGCGTGCTGCCGGAGATCGTCGAATACGAGGATCATCCCTGGTTCATCGGGGTACAATTCCATCCCGAACTGAAATCGCGGCCTTTTGAGCCCCATCCATTATTCGCGTCCTTCATTCAGGCGGCGATGGTGCAGTCGCGACTGGTTTGATGTCATGCATCGGCGGCCTTTGACGAAGCCGTCGATTGTTGCGACAAATCGCTCCCGATACCGCAAGAGCAATCGACAAGAACAATAGAACAGGGGAGTGGAGCCGATGATTTACGAGACCCGGATTTATCGCTGTCTGCCGGGCCGGCTGCCGGCGCTGTTGAAGCGTTTCGAGACCACTACGCTGAAACTGTGGGAGAAGCACGGCATCCGGCCGGTCGGGTTCTTCACGACGCTGGTCGGCGAATCCAATCAGGAGCTGACCTATCTGCTGGCGTGGGAATCGCTGGCCGAGCGCGATAAAAAGTGGACCGCCTTTCAGACCGATCCGGATTGGATTTCAGCCCGGGCGAAGACCGAGGAAGATGGCCAGATCGTCGGCAACATCGTCAATCAGCTGCTGGTGCCCACAGCTTTCTCAGCGCTGAAGTAGCAGGCGCCTCGCGCATAACCTCAGGTCCTCCGCCAGAATGCCCCACGGGCTCGACCACATCGTGCACGCCGTCCGCGATCTCGACGCGGCGGCGGACATGTATTGCCGCGCCGGCTTCACCGTCGGTGCGCGCAACCGCCATCCCTGGGGCACCCACAACCGCATTGTGCAGTTGAAGAACTGCTTCATCGAAATCCTGACGGTTGCCGAGCCGGAGCAGATCCCGCCGCACGGCGCGCGCTCGTTTTCGTTCGGCGCCTTCAATCGCGACTTTCTCGCCGCGCGCGAAGGTTTGTCGATGCTGATTCTCAACAGCCGCGATGCCCGCGAGGATGCGCGCTCGTTCGAGGCGGCCGGCATCGGCGGCTTCGAGGTGTTCGATTTCGCCCGCGAAGGGAAAAAGCCGGACGGCACGCCGGTCAAGCTTGCATTCTCGCTGGTGTTCGCAACCGATCCGGCATCGCCCGATGCAGGCTTTGCAGCGTGCCAGCATCATTTTCCCGAGAATTTCTGGAACCCGGCGTTTCAGATCCACGCCAACGGCGCCACCACCGTGCCCGGCGTGGCAGTCGTCGCCGACAATCCGACCGGCCATCACGTCTTCCTCAAGGCCTTTACCGGCGTGAGCGACCTGCATGCGAGTTCGATCGGCGTCCGGGCCTCTACCGAAAATGGCGACGTCGAGATCATGGAGCGGGTGGCGTTTCGCGACCGCTTCGGCGTTTCGCCTGAGGTGAGGGGCGAGGGGATGGCGTTCCACGGCTTGCGCTTCGCCGTCACGGACATTGCGGTGGTCGAAGCGCTGCACCGGCAGAACGGAATTGCCTCGCAGCGCCATGGCGGGGCGCTGGTGGTGCCGCCGGATGCCGCTCATGGCGCAACCCTGATATTCGAGGGCGTGAAATAGGGTTGATCCCTCTGCCGCTGCCCGGCATGGTCGCGTCGAAAATAAGGAACATGCCTTGAACGCCAATATGCGAGCTGCGCCGGTCGTCGCCGCCGGATCGGTCGAATTCGGCAACGATCGGCCGATTTCGATCATCGCCGGGCCGTGCCAGCTCGAGAGCCGCGCGCACGCGCTCGAAGTGGCGTCTGCGCTGAAGGAGATCGCGGCGCGCTTGAGGATCGGGCTGGTCTACAAGACCTCGTTCGACAAGGCCAACCGCAGCAGCGGATCAGCTCCGCGCGGCATCGGACTGCAACAGGCGCTGCCGATCTTTGCCGAGATTCGTTCCTCGCTCGGCATGCCCGTGCTCACCGACGTCCATGAGGCCGCGCAATGCGCCGAGGTAGCGCAGGCGGTCGATGTCCTGCAGATTCCGGCATACCTGTGCCGGCAGACCGATCTCCTGCTGGCGGCGGCCGCGACCGGCAGGGTCGTCAACGTCAAGAAAGGTCAGTTCCTGGCGCCCTGGGACATGGCGAACGTCGTCGCCAAGATCACCGACGCGGGAAACCGCAATGTGCTGGTCACCGAGCGCGGTGTCTCATTCGGCTACAACACGCTGGTCTCGGACATGCGGGCGCTGCCGATCCTGGCGCGAACCACCGGCGCACCGGTGATCTTCGACGCCACCCATTCGGTGCAGCAGCCCGGTGGCAAGGGGACATCATCGGGCGGGGAGCGCGAATTCGTGCCCGTGCTGGCGCGCGCCGCGGTCGCGGTCGGCGTCGCCGGCGTGTTCATCGAGACCCACCCCGATCCGGACCATGCCCCGTCGGATGGCCCCAACATGGTGCCGCTGCGCGAGTTCGAAGGCCTGGTGCGGAGGCTGATGGCATTCGATGCGCTTGCCAAGGGCGCGGTGCGTTGAAGCCGCAGGCAGGATCGCCGCCACACGACCAGCGTATTCCACCGGCCATCAACGTTATTGCGCTCGCGAGCTTCTCCGCCAGCTTGTCGGCGCGGGC
The genomic region above belongs to Bradyrhizobium sediminis and contains:
- a CDS encoding CTP synthase, translating into MARYIFITGGVVSSLGKGLASAALGALLQARGYKVRLRKLDPYLNLDPGTMSPYQHGEVFVTDDGAETDLDLGHYERFTGRPATKADNITTGRIYQDILTKERRGDYLGATIQVIPHVTNAIKDFVLSGNDEFDFVLVEIGGTVGDIEGLPFFEAIRQLKNELPRDHAVYIHLTLLPFIPSAGELKTKPTQHSVKELRSIGIQPDILLCRTDRPIPKEERRKLGLFCNVRESAVIEARDVDNIYAVPEAYHAAGLDDEVLAAFGIESKIPPALQSWHVINERIRNPEGNVTIAIVGKYTGMKDAYKSLIEALSHGGIANKVKVNLDWIESEVFENEDPAPFLEHVNGILVPGGFGQRGAEGKIKAAQFARERDVPYFGICFGMQMAVIEAARNLCGIEQANSTEFGPTPEPLVGLMTEWLRGNELEKRSKAGDLGGTMRLGAYPAVLKKGSRVSGVYGGATEISERHRHRYEVNTAYKDRLEQHGLKFSGLSPDGVLPEIVEYEDHPWFIGVQFHPELKSRPFEPHPLFASFIQAAMVQSRLV
- a CDS encoding NIPSNAP family protein, encoding MIYETRIYRCLPGRLPALLKRFETTTLKLWEKHGIRPVGFFTTLVGESNQELTYLLAWESLAERDKKWTAFQTDPDWISARAKTEEDGQIVGNIVNQLLVPTAFSALK
- a CDS encoding VOC family protein, producing the protein MPHGLDHIVHAVRDLDAAADMYCRAGFTVGARNRHPWGTHNRIVQLKNCFIEILTVAEPEQIPPHGARSFSFGAFNRDFLAAREGLSMLILNSRDAREDARSFEAAGIGGFEVFDFAREGKKPDGTPVKLAFSLVFATDPASPDAGFAACQHHFPENFWNPAFQIHANGATTVPGVAVVADNPTGHHVFLKAFTGVSDLHASSIGVRASTENGDVEIMERVAFRDRFGVSPEVRGEGMAFHGLRFAVTDIAVVEALHRQNGIASQRHGGALVVPPDAAHGATLIFEGVK
- the kdsA gene encoding 3-deoxy-8-phosphooctulonate synthase is translated as MRAAPVVAAGSVEFGNDRPISIIAGPCQLESRAHALEVASALKEIAARLRIGLVYKTSFDKANRSSGSAPRGIGLQQALPIFAEIRSSLGMPVLTDVHEAAQCAEVAQAVDVLQIPAYLCRQTDLLLAAAATGRVVNVKKGQFLAPWDMANVVAKITDAGNRNVLVTERGVSFGYNTLVSDMRALPILARTTGAPVIFDATHSVQQPGGKGTSSGGEREFVPVLARAAVAVGVAGVFIETHPDPDHAPSDGPNMVPLREFEGLVRRLMAFDALAKGAVR